TGAAAATACTCTATTATACATAGATTGCTAGTCCTACATTATAAGTTTCTTAgtttttattgttggtttaaactATGACACATGTATTGATGTTGAAAAGATATTCATGGGGAGAGACTTTCTTACACGTGGGTATGTAGGGATGGGTGCAAATTCAGGGCTCGAATTATACTGAACTAAGGTTGACTTGTGTGCGAGCACAATCTGCGCACATTCAATGTTGGACCGGTCAATGTAAGATTTGCCTATGTGAATATATCAACATTTTACCACCTGAATATCTTTTTGCTACCCGCTCAAGAGTGTAACGGAagtattaatataaaattaatagcGATTCCATaatgtctcgacattaatgacgatattaaactcattaatagtGATTTCGTAACGTTTCAACATTAATGAcgatattaaactcattaataatgatttcaTAATGTCTCagcattaatgaagacattaaatctattaatgataatattaaactCAACATTAAATTACTATAATTAGGTCATTAATTACAGACAAGGTAAaagttcctatataaggaggttggatcttgagcaaagagaGAGCGAAAgcaaaagcaaaagcaaaagAATTGCTCCACCTTCGTTTCTCAATTATTTTCTCTCAATCGTGCATCCATTCggctgaactactcgtgatagtACTCGAGTGCATTCTCAGTTCACCACGAACAACCAGTGTTTGGTTGCGTGCGTAGTTTTGTCGTTGTATCCTAGAAAATAGACGACCCGAGAGAACcttgaagcacagccggaggtgggacgaatTTATTTCAAGAAAATTGCGTTAAATACAGGCCTCGATATCTTAGTAAGTGAATTCTCTCCCCAATTCGGCAATTGACTCCCGATTCTACTATGTACCACATCAACTCCGCAACTTGGATAACCGGAAGCTTGACAGAGCCAgtcctgctggcagcctgagattatccactTAGCTTATTTCAATAgataagttaaaattgattttgtataattttaattCTGTAATTTCTCTAACATTTCAGGTAACGTATTGTCCAACAGTTACAAATATACAGTAAAAAGTGATTTGCTAGTGCATGCCCGACTCAAGACATAGACTATAATGATGACATATGCCTAGGACCCCATTATATTAGGGCCCACcaaattttatatataaatatataattaaatatgaatattaatttaGAAATAGATGTGTTcggatattaaatatttaaaattatggttaaaataaattgtagtgcagatttattttcattgataaatttatttttttattagccaaattaaatgtagttaataatttttaattttttacatatgaacaataattttttaatattttatagattaaagttaaattttttagtttttattttttttagtcaaGGTCAAATTtgattgttaattttaattttttactattaaTGTTAgatttggttgataatttatttttatgattattaaaatttgatcttaattttttattgtttaatttactgACCAAAATTAagtatgtttttaaaaaatactttcgaAAGCCAAAGCATATTTGAAGCTCTCACCAATGCAGGATTTCTTAGAAGAGTCTACTGTAGGTAATGACTATATCTGTTATTTGAACCTATTATTTTTAAGTTACaaataataattttactattgcatCAAGATttttttcattaaaattaaaattgatcgatatttttttaaaaagaaattataaataataattttattattgtatcaagattttttttattcaagttaaaattgatcaatattttttaaaatagcaattataatatatattaatagtattataataatttattactgttaaattaattagaatttttaatattttaatgataaaatttaacttattttatttaattaaaaatatttattagataaatatatattttttaataaattatcttttaaagtttaatctaaaataatttttatttttaaaattttactgaagtgaggtttaataaaaataaaattattgttttaaatgtttttatattttttaattaaaaatattaaatatttaaatttctttttttattagGGCCGTAAGATGGTTTAGACGGCCGGGCGCCGGTGGTTACAAGTATGAATATGAGAGCAAAGTTagctaaatttaataaatatcaaAGTCAAACTTGTGATCTACTTATTGGTAAAAAACATGAGCGACGCGTGGCTGTTGTCTGGTTTGACAAACGGCTCATTGAAGCATGAAAAGTTCATTTACTGGTCAAATGTACACGTGCCGACGTGCGTAGATCGACTATGGGATGGTAAAACATAAGACGAACTTTCCTGCAATAGTCTGAATTACTTccatttttcgaatttattttgatGCTGAGATCGAATTCGAATTGATTATCAAAATTAATTGATTCTAATAATTGAATATATAGATTAAAAAAAGATGTACACGTGCGCAGAGTGTAGACTCGACTAAATTCATAACAAAATCTGACGATTTAGGTCCTGATCCCATCGGGAAATCGATGAGATGAAAAATTAAAGATGTGATATTTTTATTGATCTCCGATGAATTTTGTTTGGATTTACAATACAAATTATGTCAATATCGAATTATCTCTTCGATGTTgatcctccgacgttcaagtcagtcatcgacgatgaagtagaaggcggagcaaAATGAACAATAGCGAAAATAATGTATCGCCCATCGCGTATTACGTGTTACGTATCTCCGCCGATATTTGGAccctcccctttatatagagctcctgtagcacGCATGCACGTTCCCCAAGACGGGCACGTCTGCTCAAGTTTTCCTGAAAAGactgtcagtaaagtgtctctgacatgataccttaatgggtcaagcatatctctgaagtgacagtggaagcttccgccatacGATCTTTTGATTGTCCATGCCCGGTGTCGacgacaccaactcccaaaaggatgccgatggatatcagagggagtgtactgctaggccgagcgggttggtcGCTCGACTAGAATTTTGCCGCTACGGTGTCCCGTTCGATCGGCCAGAACTTTGCTACTCTTGTGCGTGTGTCGGTTCAGTCGAAATTCCACTATGCCACTGTCGAGATTTGCTGGTGGGTTGAGCAGGGTAGTCGCTCGGCCAAAGTTGAGCTCTACCAATGCCGAAACCTGCTGTCTAGCccagcggggtagccgctcggccgaagtttTGCTCTGCCAATGTCGAGCTTTGCTGCCTGACCGAGCGGGGTAACCGCTCGGCCTAGCTTCTGCACTCGTCTTTTCCTCCGTTCGACGTCCCACACTCCATTGAGCGTCAATCATTTGACATCTCCCCGTGTTGAAGGTGGGATTGTACTGGGACCTTCTTCCCTCAGTCAGGTACCAGTATGCTTACTTGACCGGCCGATGCCATTTGTACGTTAACCACCTTAACTTTGATCTCTATCATGACTTTTATCCTTCGCGGGGTGGGGTTCTTCATCGTCGTCGCATCAGGTACGATATGATTTAAATACATAACAATATCcggaatttttttattaaagacGACCAATTTAATTGCGGAAAGGAAGACTCTAATCGATGTGTTAATGCGACAGCAGCTCCAACTGGCTTCCCATCGTTTTCAAATTATTCATTAGTAGCTTGTAATAGAAAAATTAAGCATTTAAGCATCTTAATCAAGGATAAGTCTTTTAGAAATCTTCATCAAGAACAAGTAAATAGAACAATTAGAAATTTAGAAGAACtttctaatttaaaattataaacgaCCTTGTGGCCTTATGAGTCACTTTCGAAAAGGCAAAAAAACATATCTTTGGTCCTAGATAATTTATTTTGTTCATCCCTAGATAAGATGCTACTAGAATTATGTCTTACATGTCGCACAGTGGACAGACCAAGTgatcaaataaatataaaaagaaaaagataagtcTTTACATGTCACTTCTCATAACTGGAGAGCCTTTATCCATCGGCATtcacaatttttaaaaataactttaaattttataggtaaaaattaaaaggaagtttttattactattttatatattttaaatattcaaCCATgtgaattgattaattttaaaatgacaaATATAGTTTCATAAAAAAGTTTTATTTACTATTAGAATACGAATCAATGTGTTCTTAAATTTATTATCCCACCGGACCTACAGTATAATGACCAGGAGTCCGTTTTATTGAAATTCTCAAAAGGacgtttctttttaatttattataaagaaaCATCTCATCTCACTActacatatattttattttttaaaattatctataACTTTGACACTATTATAGTTGTGATTAAATAATTACTTCGTAATTATAATACTTATAATTTTATAACCATATAGTTATAATAATTACGGAATCATATTTTATACTAATATTGACTACTTAGATAAAAATAAAAGTACCATTatgttttataattattataatataattgaCCAATTTTAATGAGCGTCGATAATGATAAAAATAAAGTACtcatattataaataaaaattaaaatgttgCTACAATATAATAGGATCAGATATCCCGTAAACAGTAAAGTAGTGTAGCTACTGAAACATAATGTTGTTAGaattgaaatatatatattatagtaaCGAGTAAATCGCAGCTGCTGTGTTGTAATTATAACTACTACAGTGATGAAAGTAAAGTCAATTTCGAAAAAGTaaaatatacatatatttttttgataataaataaaaaaggaaTGATTCTAATAAAAGAAAAGCTCTTTTATTTTCCCCCCAATTTTATTCAATGAAAAACATTTTGTAATATAAAAAGATTTGTAAGATAGtacaagttttataaaaaaaaacctgGTTTATAAATAGATAAAAAGCACAAAGTTAAATAATCCACTGGAATAGCTCACGAATCTccgttttttttattattttttttcctgtcCTTCTTTGTTATTTTAGTGGGGTGCCGCCACGCGCGATGCTTCGTCGTCCTCGCCATTCACCGGCCCGACCTACGAATTGAATAACAACAATAAAAGAATGCGCAACGCACACCGACTGATTTTGGGTTTCACCTCATCTTCCATTTTTACCTTTTTGCCTGTTCCCTCTTCGATTATAAACAGCACCAGCAGCAGCATCTGCTCAGCTCAGTTCAGCTCTACTCGACTCTTGTGCCGAGAACAACAATCTCCTCACCCCcgctcgctctctctctctctctctctctctctcccttccgACGCTGCCACGTGGAAGTGGAGGCATTCGCCATTATCCGGAGTAGCCTTGATCGTGCTCCGCTGGCATTCCAGCATCCCGTGGAGTCTGCGTCTCCGGTATCGGGCCAAGATCCAAGCTGCCTACCCTGGATGGATGCTATAGGAGATGCAGGATGGCACTCTTCCAGCCCGCCGGAATCGTCAGCGGCCACCAAGCTCCAGAAGGTGTATAGGAGCTACCGGACCCGCCGTAGGTTAGCGGACTCCGCCGTCGTCGCTGAAGAGCTCTGGTAAGATTAAAGAAGAAAAAACCTTTTTTGGTTCtacgctctctctctctctctctctagatgTCAGACTTTGGATGTTGAAAAATTGTGCCTTTTTGTGTTTGGGGATTTTGGAAGGTGGCAAGCGATAGACTTCGCTCGGCTCAACCGAAGCACGGTGTCGTTCTTCGATCACGGGAAGCAGGAGACGGCGATCTCGCGGTGGAGTCGCATCAGTTTGAATGCTTCCAAGGCTCGTTCCCCTATATCTTTCTCATTCCTTTTTATCTGCTCTAAATTTTGGTTGTAACTGAATTAAGATTTAGCTTGCAAATACAAACAAGAGACAGTAAGTTACGCCGTGGTTGTTTCCAGGTTGGTCAAGGTTTATCCAAGGACGGCAGAGCCCTCAAACTCGCTTTTCAGCACTGGATCGAAGCCGTACGTATACAGAAGGCTTATTTTGCTTCTCTCTTTTACTGTTATCTTCACTTTTGTGTTGTGGATTGCCGACTAGCTGTTACAGTCGCACACTATTTGCTTCACACAGGGAGATCTGAACTCTAGAAAAATGATCCTTTCTTTCCTTCTGTTCATATCTCTAATTATTgaaccttttattttatttatttattaaactaAAACCAAGGAACCTTCCCTTTTCTCCCCTCATCGTCAACTAACCAGTAGCATTCTGTTGAGAGTTTTTCCCAGTGTCCATCTCTTGGAATTCATTTGAATCTTATGATAGTTGAGATCACAttaatgatttttattttatttgggcTCATGTGTGCTCACTCATTATTTAATTTGTTTAGATTGATCCAAGACATCGATATGGGCATAATCTGCATACTTATTatgaagaatggtgcaaaagtgaAGCTGGTCAACCTTTCTTCTACTGGTAAGTGACGATCCTAGATATACTCCATCTTTTCTTCATGTATTTATTTTAGTTTAGTTTATATTCTCAAGTTTGTAATGTTCAAAATTTTTCATCTTTAGGCAGCTCTGTTTTGTTGATAATGACACCTAGAATAGGATATCTTTAAAGTGTCTCATCGAACAGAAAAAGTCCCAAGGACTTAGTGGCTTTACCATGACTATGTGTTGTTTACCCTACTTATCCACTACATAGTTTCTTCACATTAATCTATAATCAAAGGCCATCATATAGTTGAAGCATGATAAATCCTTCATATTtgaactatttttatttttttggcttAATTAATACTTAAACTAGGTTAAACGAATAAGATAGGTTGTAGTAATGTCCTACCTCGCATAGTGAATCTAATGCTACCTATTATGCAGGTTGGATATTGGTAATGGCAGAGATTTGGATCTTAAACAATGTCCAAGGTCATTACTTCGGAAGCAATGTGTCAACTACCTTGGTCCTGTAAGAATCTTTCCCCTTTAAACCCTTTAAGTGAAAATTCTTGAACATTTTCTACTCAAAGAGTTTGTGTAATGGATTTATCAAGAAGATAGGTGCCATGTGGCAATTTCTTAATAATTCCGAGTAACATAAATcactcatgcactatcttgttTAGGTGCATTTTGTGCATAATTTGCTGAAAGGCAGAAGCTTTTGATATAGATAAAAAAAGTGCAAACAAATATTTTATCGTTTCAGAAGGTTAATATGTAAAATGTTCTCAAATGGTAACTTGTATTTCTACCTTTAGAGAAGTTGAACCCTCATATATGTACAGTCCAGTATGTCTAATCATATAACATCTTTAGGAGTATATTGAGTAGTTGTTATTTCTCATAATGTCAGACAATTTTATCTAGTTTAAGTATCCAATGGAATACGGCTAAATAACATTTTCAGAATAATGTTGATTCATGTTTCTCGAACACATAGTTTTATCTGAAATGCAGCTCTTAACTTCAAGCTTAACCTCTTATATCTAACATTCTTCAGCAAGAACGAGAACACTATGCGTACGTTCCAGTATATGGTAAACTTGTGCACAAACAAACTGGAATTCTCTTAGACACAACTACAGTTTCCAAAGGAGGAAAGTGGATTTTTGTCATGAGCACATCCGGGAAATTATATGCTGGTCAGGTAACTTATCGAACTTAAGGGTTTTGATGTTTTTTTAAGTCTGATTTGCAGTGTTGAATTTGGTCATAATATCAATAACTGGTACATTTTAATTGCAGAAAAAGAAAGGAATATTTCACCATTCCAGCTTCCTTGCTGGAGGAGCTACTATAGCAGCTGGAAGATTCACTGCAGAAAACGGAATGCTCAAGGTAGATTATGCAGTTTTTGGCAAATGATGTTAGATTTCTTTGCCGGTTGCCATGATTCGATCATCTCCATCTGTAGTCGGTTGAATATGAGATCTTGCCATGGCATTCAAAACTTGTATTGATGGATGTAGTGAATCACTAAAACTGTTGAAAAAGGACATGCTAAAGGAGTTAAAGAGAAAGGAACAGGAGCCGCACTCCACTCCTTATTCCTGCTGTGCCTGCTGATGCTTTTTGACATACTTAGATACTATGAGGTTCTCTCATAAGTGTCTTAGCATTTTTAATTGGATTACACTACACTTTAGCTATAACATGATATCAGAGCCAGTCACATTGTTAAATGAGGCTTATTAAGCATGCTTATACTACGAGGTACTCACCTACCTTGGCAATTTGAGTTGAAGGCTTTAACGATAACAAATATTTATTTCCTTCATTTCTTCCATATTTTAAACATAGTTGCTACTCTATCCACAGGCAGATTATTTGCGTGCATCTTTACAAAaactgagttttttttttttaattttatttaaatacgaAGGTTTGTTGATTTGCAGCGAATTTGGGCATACAGTGGACATTACCGACCAACTGAGGAGAACTTCAACAACTTTTTAAACTTCCTCAAAGAAAATGATGTTAATCTGGATGAAACTGAGGTAATGCTAGTTGTAATGCCTTATTAATGGCTGAAATTTAGAGATTTATTCTCAGAAGAATCTTATCAATGTTTTAATCTCTAGATAATGACATCATCCAACCAAGATTATTATGAGGATGCAAAGAAACCTCAGCTAGAAGAGGTGATCGAAGCAATGAAAGTTTCTAAAACTCCACAACTAGTTCTGCCTACCGTTGTAACAAAGAATAGAACTGTGGAACCAACTGCAGAATCTGAATCGGCCGTCTGCCCTCAATTCCAGTACAAAAGAACTTTATCTGGCGGCATTCAGAGTCCAAGAACTGATGTGCCTAAGAAAGCCATTCTAGAGAGGATAAATTCCAAAAGGAATGCAAGTTCTTATCAGTTGGGGCATCAGCTTTCTTCCAAATGGTGTAGCGGAGCTGGTCCTAGAATTGGATGTGTTGCAGATTATCCAGTTGAGGTCAGATTACAAGCTTTGGAGTTTGTAAATCACTCACCAAGGGTAACCACACCATCAAAACCCCCTTTATCAAAAGCTTAGTGAGCCCCTGATATATCGGTTACATTTTCGATTCAGGTTCTGTCATATCCATGTCTGGAGTATTCCGTCTCAGTATTTGCATTCTTctaatttgtttgtttttttaactGTAGAAGAAATGGACTGAAGCAGTTTATTGTCATAAACACTTCAAGTGCATGAATTCTTCTGGTTGTGTTTTTATGTCAGTAATGAGTTTGTATACTGAATCAACAGTTGAGTTGATGCCTTTTTCGTCTACTACCTGATGACCTTTACTGAAGAGTGTGATGAGAACTCTTCCACTAATGCCAACAATGACCGTATTAGCTTGGAATCTCTTCCATTCGTCAATTACATGGGTGAAAAGAAAGAAGGGGATAGAGAAAGAAAGACAAAATTATATATGAAGCTCTATCATTTTGTACATATTTTGTGTCATTTTCTATCTTCCCTCTTGATACTGCTAATATTGACACCCTTCTGGATCACCCTTCTGGATCAGCAAGATATGCCTACGCGGGAATGTTGGGGGCGAGTATTTTTGTCTTTTGCCATCAAGATATGTCTACGCGGCCCTACAATCAAACTCTCTAGTTTCTAATGTGATTTGGACTCTCAAGCGCCCTTTGCGGCTAATTTTCTGGTGTTCCTCACATGACTTGGCTTCCTAAGTTCTACGTACAATTCAACCTCCAGAAAGCCTCGCACAATTTGGTACCCAAGTCTCTTAGCCACCCTCCTGTGTGCATTCTGAGCTCCCTCGAGCTCCCTATGCCGAGCTCGATCTCTTGGGTTCTCCATTCTTTTGATAGCCTAACCATAATTGAGCATAACCCCCACATGACTCAGCCCCCATAATTGAGTATAACCCCCATAATTGAGTAGCCCAGAATTCTAAGGGTTCAATAGATCTAGAGTTAAGATTTTGGATGATAATCCAGAGTTATGTAACATAACTCTGACACTTTCTGACATGTGCTTTCTTATCTACAAAATAACTTACACTCTTGATCGAGGCTTCCACCTCAACATCCAGTGAGATAACAATTTCTAACCACATCTTTACCATGTAATAGACCCCTATTAATTGTAGCATAAATATTATTGGGTTATATCTCTAATTCCATCATTTTACAATAACAAttgtaggtttttttttttttgcaataacAATTGTAGTATAAGTATTGTTGTTATTTATAATGTAGCGATTTTCAAAAGTTTATGGTAGCATtatcacattatatatatatatatatatatgcggcaatttaataaaaatttaggtTTTCGAATTTATCAAAAAGTACATACTACTTTATTATTTACTTAAGGGTTTATCTTTTTGCAGTACTTTAACCATTCTACCCTCCCGCTAAATTTGATTATTttgctttttattttctttgtcatttttctctctcttctctttcctactATACATGTCATATCTCTTctcttttttctctattttttttttctttcatgtcTTTATAGTGCTTTTTCTATGCATGCATGATAACATGAACTTAAAATGACTTCTAAAAAGTTGATTTTTTAGCCGATTCTTCTAAATACATTTTAACATCTCTGTGAAGTCGAAATAcataatggatagtatatttgaacttcttACAACTCCAGATATCCACAGaaactaaaatgagtgtaatcgaaactctctaggtccattagtaagTTTTAGTCGAAATCCAtcgatggacctagagagctccaaaTTACACCTATTTCAATTCCTGtagatttctgaggttgcaaggagttcaaatatgttatccatcgTTTATTTTGACTTCacagaggtgttaaaatgtaataagaatcGTCAAAGTtctccatgttgggcctgatatgattccatatcgtGGAGTTTTTTGGTGATTCttctttattacattttaacacatccgaaaagttgaaataaataatggataacatatttgaactccttgcaaccctaGAAATCTACAagaactaaaatgagtgtaatcgaaGTTCTCTAAGTCTATCAATAGATTTTGGTTGAAATCTATTGATGGAtgtagagagctctgattgcattcatttcagttcctgtagattTCTAGGATTGTAAGGAGTTAAACTGTGTTATACATTGTTTATTTTGGCATCTTAGGAGTGTTAAAATATCTTTACAAGAATAGGCGtgcaaaagagaagaaagaaaaaaaataagagagtAAAGAGAAGAGATGCTCCATGCataagaggaaaaagaagaggaggaaatgacagagaaaataaaaagagaagtaGTCAAATTTGTCAGGAGAATAGAATGAGAAGAATACTGTAAAAAAATATGTCCTttgagaggaaagagaagagtgataaataacaaaa
This region of Zingiber officinale cultivar Zhangliang chromosome 9A, Zo_v1.1, whole genome shotgun sequence genomic DNA includes:
- the LOC122018492 gene encoding IQ domain-containing protein IQM3-like — protein: MDAIGDAGWHSSSPPESSAATKLQKVYRSYRTRRRLADSAVVAEELWWQAIDFARLNRSTVSFFDHGKQETAISRWSRISLNASKVGQGLSKDGRALKLAFQHWIEAIDPRHRYGHNLHTYYEEWCKSEAGQPFFYWLDIGNGRDLDLKQCPRSLLRKQCVNYLGPQEREHYAYVPVYGKLVHKQTGILLDTTTVSKGGKWIFVMSTSGKLYAGQKKKGIFHHSSFLAGGATIAAGRFTAENGMLKRIWAYSGHYRPTEENFNNFLNFLKENDVNLDETEIMTSSNQDYYEDAKKPQLEEVIEAMKVSKTPQLVLPTVVTKNRTVEPTAESESAVCPQFQYKRTLSGGIQSPRTDVPKKAILERINSKRNASSYQLGHQLSSKWCSGAGPRIGCVADYPVEVRLQALEFVNHSPRVTTPSKPPLSKA